In a single window of the Cucumis melo cultivar AY chromosome 11, USDA_Cmelo_AY_1.0, whole genome shotgun sequence genome:
- the LOC127144024 gene encoding uncharacterized protein LOC127144024 isoform X1 — translation MFHVEQMTTQAHMKCLHEWLHSKVTHIVSLPTVTHSVSRLQEGLIEILRRRKEAKLCLEGLTQSIIGASILMFLSHRKFDMGDVRIVGEPTGYYKVDVEQLQILELHF, via the exons ATGTTCCACGTCGAACAAATGACAACTCAAGCGCATATGAAATGCCTACATGAATGGCTCCATTCGAAGGTGACCCACATAGTTTCTCTACCCACGGTGACCCATTCCGTCTCACGGCTCCAGGAGG GCTTAATCGAAATTCTGAGGAGGAGGAAGGAGGCGAAATTGTGTTTGGAAGGTTTGACCCAAAGCATTATAGGGGCAAGTATACTTATGTTCCTGTCACATAGAAAG TTTGACATGGGTGATGTTCGCATAGTTGGTGAACCAACTG GATATTACAAAGTGGATGTTGAGCAATTGCAGATTCTGGAACTTCACTTTTGA
- the LOC127144024 gene encoding uncharacterized protein LOC127144024 isoform X2 — protein MFHVEQMTTQAHMKCLHEWLHSKVTHIVSLPTVTHSVSRLQEGLIEILRRRKEAKLCLEGLTQSIIGFDMGDVRIVGEPTGYYKVDVEQLQILELHF, from the exons ATGTTCCACGTCGAACAAATGACAACTCAAGCGCATATGAAATGCCTACATGAATGGCTCCATTCGAAGGTGACCCACATAGTTTCTCTACCCACGGTGACCCATTCCGTCTCACGGCTCCAGGAGG GCTTAATCGAAATTCTGAGGAGGAGGAAGGAGGCGAAATTGTGTTTGGAAGGTTTGACCCAAAGCATTATAGGG TTTGACATGGGTGATGTTCGCATAGTTGGTGAACCAACTG GATATTACAAAGTGGATGTTGAGCAATTGCAGATTCTGGAACTTCACTTTTGA